A single Alcanivorax borkumensis SK2 DNA region contains:
- a CDS encoding 1,2-dihydroxy-3-keto-5-methylthiopentene dioxygenase: MHSELKVFSDQAPGRVEQHLTDKAAMARVLASAGIRYEQWQANQALSDDPQQDEVIQAYQADIDRLIADEGYQTVDVVSMVPDHPEKTAFRQKFLEEHRHSEDEVRFFVEGQGLFTLHINGKVYEVLCSKGDLISVPANTPHWFDMGPEPRFVAIRLFNNPDGWVANFTGSDIAQQFNRLA, from the coding sequence ATGCATAGCGAACTGAAAGTCTTTTCTGATCAGGCCCCCGGGCGAGTGGAGCAACACCTCACCGACAAGGCCGCCATGGCGCGGGTACTGGCCAGCGCTGGGATACGCTACGAACAATGGCAAGCGAACCAAGCTCTATCCGATGACCCTCAGCAAGATGAAGTCATCCAAGCTTACCAGGCCGATATTGATCGGCTGATTGCCGATGAAGGTTACCAAACCGTAGATGTGGTCAGCATGGTGCCTGATCATCCGGAAAAGACTGCCTTCCGGCAAAAGTTTCTGGAAGAACATCGTCACAGTGAAGATGAAGTACGTTTTTTTGTAGAAGGCCAGGGCCTCTTCACCCTGCATATCAACGGTAAGGTTTACGAAGTGTTGTGCAGTAAGGGCGATTTAATAAGCGTACCGGCCAACACGCCGCACTGGTTTGATATGGGTCCAGAACCACGCTTCGTCGCCATTCGCCTGTTCAACAACCCGGATGGCTGGGTGGCTAACTTTACCGGAAGTGATATTGCTCAACAGTTTAACCGGCTCGCTTAA
- the mtnC gene encoding acireductone synthase has protein sequence MINAIITDIEGTTSSIAFVKEVLFPYAAKRFPDFLADHWDHPCVQEQIKAAEKESGETLGSADKAAALFLRWIEEDRKATPLKTLQGMIWKAGYENGDYTAHMYPDTAPALKKWHQKGIALYVYSSGSITAQKLFFGYSDAGDLTGLLSGYFDTTTGPKQETDSYRKIQQAIDKPANTLLFLSDIEAELDAAAEAGFNTCLLDRQQAGLESRHPVASNFNHINLAD, from the coding sequence ATGATCAACGCCATCATCACAGATATCGAAGGCACCACCAGCAGCATTGCATTTGTGAAGGAGGTGCTGTTCCCCTATGCCGCCAAGCGGTTTCCCGATTTTCTCGCGGATCACTGGGATCATCCTTGCGTTCAAGAGCAAATAAAAGCCGCCGAAAAGGAAAGTGGAGAAACGCTGGGCTCCGCTGATAAAGCCGCCGCGCTTTTCCTGCGCTGGATAGAGGAAGACCGCAAGGCTACCCCGCTGAAAACCCTGCAAGGCATGATCTGGAAAGCCGGTTACGAAAATGGCGACTATACCGCCCATATGTATCCGGACACTGCGCCGGCTCTGAAAAAATGGCATCAGAAAGGCATCGCTCTGTACGTGTATTCCTCCGGGTCCATCACCGCACAGAAGTTATTCTTTGGCTACAGCGATGCCGGTGATCTCACCGGGCTGTTATCTGGTTATTTCGATACCACCACTGGCCCCAAACAGGAGACAGACAGCTATCGGAAGATCCAGCAGGCGATTGATAAACCCGCCAACACCTTACTGTTTCTGTCCGATATCGAAGCGGAATTGGATGCTGCTGCTGAAGCAGGGTTTAACACCTGCCTACTGGACCGGCAACAGGCAGGGTTGGAAAGCCGTCACCCGGTGGCCAGCAATTTTAACCACATCAATCTAGCGGATTAG